From Pseudomonas hormoni:
CTCTCGCTCAAGAACTGCCAGCGTCTGCGGGTATGGATGTCCGATCATCACCGCCGAACCCTGCTTGCGCGCCAGATTGATTGCCGTTTGCAGCTGCGTAAAAATCGCGGCTTCAGTGCGCTCATCGTCCAGAAACACATCCCGCGAAACACTCGCCAACCCAATCTTCTGCGCCTCGGCCGCTGCCACGGTTTGCGCGCTGGTGCGGCTATCGACAAAGAACTTGTGCCGACTCTGCAAGTCCGCCATCAACCAGGCCATAGCGGGTTGCTGTGCGGTCATGCGACTGCCCATGTGGTTGTTGATGCCGCTTGTGTACGGGACCATTTTGAACGCCGCGTTGAGGCGCTTCTCAAGCTCGTCGGTGGGCAGATCGGGATGCCAGGCGAATGGCCCCGTGGCTGGGTCCATCGGCATATGCAGGATGACGATCTTGCCGGCGCGATGGGCTTCGCGGGCAAATTCGGTGGCGTGGGGTGTGTCGGGCATGATCGCCGTGGTCACCGGGCCGGGCAGGGCCAGCACGCGGCGATCCCGGGGCAGGTTCTGCCCCAGGTCATCGATGATCAGCGTGATGTAGGCCTTTTGAGGGGCGGGCGCCGCGTGAGCAACACCCGCCAGACAACACAACAGACCGAGGATCAACCGCAGGCGCATCTCAGCGGCCGGAGGTGATGCTCAACCCTTTGAGCAGGCTCAGGGCCTGGGCCAACTGGTAATCATCATCCTGCGGCATCGCCTTGGCCTTGCCGCTGGAGCTGGTCGGTTTGTCGGCGCCGCCGTTGCCATTGCCCAGGTGACCTTGCAGATCGGCTTCCTTGAAGTATTCGCCGTCCTGCTCGCTGGTGATCTTGGCCTTGCGCACTTCGATGTCCGGAACGATGCCTTGCGCCTGGATCGAGCGGCCGTTCGGCGTGTAGTACAGCGCCGTGGTGATCTTCAGTGCGCGGTCGTTGTTCAGCGGCAGCACGGTTTGAACCGAGCCTTTGCCGAAACTGGTGGTGCCCATGACCACTGCACGTTTCTGATCCTGAAGGGCGCCGGCAACAATTTCCGAGGCGGAGGCGCTGCCGCCGTTGATCAGCGCAACCATTGGCACGGCTTCACTTTCGTCCTTGCCGGTGGCGGAGAAACGCAGCTCGGAATTGGCGATGCGGCCCTTGGTGTAAACGATCAGGCCTTTGGTGATGAAGTGGTCAACCACTTCCACCGCCGCTTGCAGCACGCCGCCCGGGTTGTTGCGCAGGTCGAGGATGATGCCGTTGAGCTTCTTGCCGTTGTCCTTGCGCAGTTTGGCCAGGGCCTTGGAGACTTCGTCGCCGGTCTTGACCTGGAACTGGGTGATGCGAATGTAGCCGTAGCCAGATTCCAGCAGCTGCGCCTTCACGCTCTTCACCTGAATGATGGCACGGGCCAGGGTCACGTCGAACGGCGTGCCGCCATCGCGAACCAGGGTCAGGGTGATTTTCTGGCCGATCTTGCCGCGCATCTTGTCTACGGCTTCGGTCATGCTTTGGCCGCGAGTCGGCTGGCCGTTGATCTTGACGATGAAGTCGCCGGCCTGGATGCCAGCCTTGGAGGCCGGAGTGTCATCGATAGGCGAAACCACCTTGATGAAACCGTCTTCGGCGCCGACTTCGATGCCCAGGCCGCCGAATTCGCCGCTGGTACTTTCCTGCAATTCAGCGAAGTCTTCCGGGCCCAGGTAGGCGGAGTGCGGGTCGAGGTTGCTGAGCATGCCCTTGATCGCATTTTCCAGCAGGGTCTTGTCGTCCACCGGCTCGACATAGGCTGCCTTGATCCGATCCATGACCTCGGCAAAGGTGCGCAACTCTTCCAGCGGCAACGGCGCCTTGGTGGTCGCAGCAGTGCCCGCCGGCGCGACCGCCGGAGCCGGTTGAGCAGCGAACGCCAGGGGCGCGCCGATCACCAGGGCGATCGTCAGGGCCAGCGAGGTAAGACGGGACAAATGCAGCATGTCGAACGAACTCCTAATGTAGGTGACTCAACGCCTATCCTTGCGCGCGGCACCATTGCGCCGGATCACTCGGGTGACCCTGCTGACGAATAGCGAAATACAGCGCTGGTGTGTCCTGTCCGCCACTGTTACCGACAGTGGAGATGGACTCACCGGCTTTTACCACGTCACCCGCAGACTTGAGCAGCGTCTGGTTGTGACCGTAAAGACTCAAGAAACCGTTGCCGTGGTCGAGAATCACCAGCAGCCCCGCACCGCGCAACCAGTCGGCAAACACCACGCGACCGCCATGCACGGCATGCACCTGGCTGCCGGCGGAGGCGCTGATCATCACGCCGTCCCACTTGGTCCGGGCATCGTCGCCACGGGTTTCGCCAAAGCGTGCCAGCAGTCGACCATCAACCGGCCACGGAAGTTTTCCCCGGCTTGAAGCAAAGGGGCCGCCAAACGTCTCACCTGAGCTTGATACCAGGGCGCCGGGTGTCGATTTAACGGGTTTGCGTGGGGCGTCAGTGGCTTCTGCGTCTGCTGCAGCCTGAGCCTCACGTAAACGCTTTTTTTCGGCTTCCTGCTGGGCGATCAGCGCTTTTTGCCGCGCTTCTTCTGCCTCACGAGCCTGGCGGGCCAGGGTTTCTTCGATGGTTTTAAGGACTTTAGACAGGTCCGCCTGATCCTGCTCGCGGGCGGCCAGCTTCTGGTCGCGAGCCTTTACGTCGTCGCTCAGCTTGGCCAGGACTTGCTGGCGCTCCTGACGGACTTTGTCGAGTTCATCGCGCTGGCTGTCGAGGCTGCTCTTCTGCACCAGCAATTGCGCTTGTTGCAGGGCGATGTCTTTTTCGACGTTGGCCAGTTGGCGCAGGGTTTCGTTGAAATTCTTCAGCTGTTCCAGGCGGGCCTGGCTCAGGTAATCGTAATAGGTGAGGGTGCGGGCGAATTTTTCCGGGTTCTGCTGGTTGAGCAACAGCTTCAAGTACTCCTGACGGCCGTTCTGATAGGCTGCGCGGGCCTGAATGGCGATCAGTCGTTGCTGTTCAATGCGCGCGCTCTGGAGTTTTTTTTTCTCACCATCGAGTCGCTGCAGCTCGGATTCGCTTTTCTTCAGCTCTTTCTGCAGGGCTTCGACCTGCTTCTCGAGCTTGCCCATCTCGGTCTCGGTGCCTTTGAGGTCTTTCTGCACACCGGACTTTTCTTCCTGGAGCTTGCCCAGCAGTTTTTTCAGCTCGGCAATGTCCTGACGCGTGGCGTCCAACTGTTGTTGGGTTTGCGCGCGCTCGTCAGCAAAGGCCGGTTGGAGCAGGCAAGTCAGAGCAAGGGCTATCAGGACGCGAAGCATAGAGGCGGGCGACACCAGGGAAAGGGACGGCCTAGTATGCCCGCCATGAGCTGCAAAAAAAACGCCCAATTGGGGCTGTGTGATAACCGGCCTGAAAAACACTGAAACTAATGTGGGAGCTAGCCTGCTGGCGAAAGCGGTGGGTCAGGCAACGTTGATGTTGGCTGACACTCCGCATTCGCTAGCAGGCTAGCTCCCACAGGGTTTACGGCGTTTGTAAGAGCGATTACACCAGGATGGAAGTACCGGTCATTTCCGCCGGTTTCTCAAGCCCCATCAGCATCAGCATGGTCGGCGCCACATCCGCCAGCACGCCGCCATCGCGAACCTTGAAGTCACGCTTGCCAACATAGATAAACGGCACCGGCTCGGTGGTGTGCGCGGTGTGCGCCTGGCCGGTGGATTCATCAGCCATTTGCTCGACGTTGCCGTGGTCAGCCGTGATCAGCGCTTCGCCGCCGACTTTTTCCAGAGCTTCGACGATGCGGCCGACGCACAGGTCCAGGCACTCCACGGCTTTCACCGCTGCATCAAACACACCGCTGTGGCCGACCATGTCGCCGTTGGCGTAGTTGACCACGATCACGTCGTAACGCTGGTTTTCGATGGCATCGACGATGCGGTCGGTGACTTCGGGCGCGCTCATCTCCGGCTGCAAGTCATAAGTGGCGACTTTCGGCGACGGGATCAGGATGCGCTCTTCACCCGGGAACGGTTCTTCGCGACCGCCGGAGAAGAAGAAGGTCACGTGGGCGTATTTCTCGGTTTCAGCAATGCGCAGTTGGGTCTTGCCGTTTTTTGCCAGGTAGTCACCGAGCACGTTGTCCAGGCTGCCGGCGGCGAAGGCCGATGGTGCAGGAATGCTCGCGGCGTATTGGGTCAACATGACGAAGCCGGCCAGTTTTGGCTGGCGCGCACGCTCGAATTCCTTGAAATCGTCTTCGACGAATACGCGAGTCAGCTCGCGGGCGCGGTCGGCGCGGAAGTTCATGAACACCACGGCGTCGCCGTCTTCGACTTTCACCGGCTCACCAATGGAGGTGGCTTTGACGAACTCGTCGCTCTCGCCACGTTCGTACGCGGCTTGCAGACCTTCCTGGGCGGTGGCGGCGTTGAATTCGCCGTTGCCATCGACAATCAGGTTGTAGGCCTGGGACACGCGATCCCAACGGTTGTCGCGGTCCATGGCGAAGTAACGGCCGATAATACTGGCGATCCGGCCTTTGCCCAGGGCCTGGAAGGTCGCGTCGAGCAATTCGATGGACGACTGGGCGCTTTTCGGTGGCGTATCGCGACCATCGAGGAAGGCGTGCAGGTAGATTTTTTCGGCACCGCGCTTGTAGGCCAGTTCAGCCATGGCGATCAGGTGATCCTGGTGGCTGTGAACCCCGCCATCGGACAGCAGGCCCATGAAGTGCACGGCTTTGCCGGCAGCCACGGCTTTATCCACCGCGGCGCAGATGGTTGGATTCTCGAAGAACTCGCCGTCGCGGATCGATTTCGTCACGCGCGTAAAGTCCTGATACACAACGCGGCCGGCACCGAGGTTCATGTGACCGACTTCGGAGTTGCCCATCTGGCCATCCGGCAGACCGACGTCCATGCCACTGCCCGAGATCAGGCCGTTCGGCACGGTGGCCCACAAACGGTCCAGCACGGGCTTCTTCGCGGCGAAGATGGCGTTGGATTCAGGGCTCTCACTGTGACCGAAGCCGTCGAGAATAATCAGGACCAAAGGTTTAGGCGTGGTAGTCATGGATTCCACTCGTGGCTGAGTTAAAAGAGGGCAATGGAAAAGGGAGTGGCAGTTTAAAGCGAAGTTCCGACGGCGTCACCGCCGGACGGGGTTTGGCCCACCATAGTGGCTGTGTATACTGGCCGACATTTTAACGCCCTGGAACCTCCTTCGATGGTTGATCATCTGATTCAATTCGCCACCAACCACTACATTCTCGTGGGTATCTTCGTCGTACTGGCGGCCTTGCTGTTGGCCTATCAGATGCAAGGCGGCGGCCGCAGCCTGAGCACCGGTGAACTGACCGGGCTGGTCAACAAGGACGCGGGCGTTGTGATCGACATCCGTCCGGTCAAGGATTTCGCCGCTGGTCACATTGTTGGCGCGTTGAACATTCCTCACGACAAACTGGCCGCTCGCGTCGCCGAACTGGAAAAGCACAAGGCCAAGACCATCATCCTGGTCGACGCTATGGGCCAGACCGCCGGCACGCATGCCCGCGAGCTGATGAAGTCCGGCTTCACCGCCGCCAAGCTGTCCGGCGGTATTTCCAGCTGGAAAGGCGACAACCTGCCGCTGGTGAAGTGATATGAGCAACGTCGTCGTCTATTCCAGCGATTACTGCGGTTATTGCTCCCGGGCCAAGCAACTGCTCGAGAACAAAGGCGTGGCCTTCGAAGAGATCAAGGTCGATGGCAAGCCGCAGGTGCGCGCCGCCATGGCCCAGAAAGCCGGACGTACGTCTGTGCCGCAGATCTGGATCGGCGAGCGCCACATTGGCGGCTGTGATGATTTGTTTGCCCTTGAGCGCGCCGGCAAGCTCGACGCCATGCTCAAGGCCTGAATGCCTTCCCTATAAGACCCCAAGATCAGAAAGGATCTGAGATGACTGACCAACAGAACACTGCAGCCAGCGAAGAAGAAACCGCACCGCAATTCTCCTTGCAGCGCATCTACGTACGTGACTTGTCTTTCGAAGCCCCGAAAAGCCCGGCGATCTTCCGCCAGCAGTGGGAGCCGAGCGTCGGTCTGGATCTGAACACCCGTCAAAAGGCCCTGGAAGGCGACTTCCACGAAGTCGTACTGACCCTGTCCGTGACCGTGAAAAACGGTGAGAACGGCGAAGTGGCGTTCATCGCTGAAGTGCAACAGGCCGGGATCTTCCTGATCAAGAACCTGGACGACGCTTCGATGAGCCACACCCTGGGTGCTTTCTGCCCGAACATCCTGTTCCCGTACGCTCGCGAAACCCTGGACAGCCTGGTGACTCGCGGTTCGTTCCCCGCCCTGATGCTGGCTCCGGTGAACTTCGATGCGCTGTACGCGCAAGAGCTGCAACGCATGCAGGCTGCGGGCGAGACTCCGACCGTTCAGTAAGCGGTCCGAGCGTCGAAGCAAGTCCAATGTGGGAGCGGGCTTGCTCGCGAAAGCGGTTGATCATTCAACATTGATGTTGACTGACACGACGCCTTCGCGAGCAAGCCCGCTCCCACATTTGTTATGCGGTGTTACTTGAAACCGAGCTGGCGCCAGCCTTCATACACGGCAACCGCCACGGTATTCGACAGGTTCAGGCTGCGACAGCCTTCGCGCATCGGCAAGCGCAGGCGTTGTTCGCCGGGCAGGGCGTCGAGCACTTCCGCCGGCAAGCCACGGCTTTCCGGACCGAACAGGAACGCGTCGCCCTCGGCGAAACTGGCATCGTGGAATGGCCGCGAGCCCTTGGTGGTAAAGGCGAACAGCCGCGGATGACCAAGGCTTTCCAGGCAGCTGGCGAGGTCTGCGTGGCGTTGCAGGGTGGCATACTCGTGGTAGTCGAGGCCGGCCCGGCGCAAGCGCTTGTCGTCCATCTCGAAGCCTAGCGGTTCGATCAAATGCAGGTGGCAGCCACTGTTGGCGCACAGCCTGATAACGTTGCCGGTATTCGGCGGAATTTCTGGTTGGAAAAGGATGACGTGAAACATGCACGGCTCCGAAGGTAAAGATGACGGGCATTCTACGCCGCAAGCGGACCCGCGTTCGAAACTATTCCCGCGGGTGATGGGGTCGCTGGCGATTGTCGGGGTGATGGTGGGGCTGATGATCGGTCGCCTGACCGCGCCCGACCCCAGCGAATTGCAGCAAGTCGACGTGACGAACGATGGCCTGGTGGTGTGGTTCAACAATGAGCCCAAGAGCCATGGCGAGTTTGTGGACGGCAGCCTGGCGCTGTTGTTCGAGGCGGAAGGCAAGGCGCAGAAGGGTCAGCTCAAACTCAATGACAAGAGCGTGAACTGGCGGGTGCGTTTGAGTGATGGGGGGCTGTTGCTGTCGGTCGTGGCGGCCCGGCCGCTGCAGGGCGAGTGGGCCGGTAGCGAGGTCGATGACCGCTGGCGGCTGGAGATCCATCTCCGAGAGCAATAAAAGAGGGAATCCCCGGCCTGCCTGTACCAAGGTCCCCAAAACGGGAGGGCTCGCGCATTGCGTCGTGAGCCCGGTGTAAAGAAGGAACCCCTGACCTGCCTGTATCAAGGGCCCCAAAACTGTCTGGGCTCGTCGCAAGTGCGGTGTGAGCCCGATGTAAAGAGGGGAATCCCCGGCCTGCCTGTACCAAGGTCCCCGAAACCGGGTAGTGAACTGAATCACTGAATGGACTATTGCAGGGGGCGTGCCAGGTTTTAATAAGTTGAAACAGAAACGCTCTCTGAAACGCTGAAAGCCCCGGATTACGGGGCTTTCGTGTTTTTTCGATAAGGGTTCGATTGCGAATGCAGGCAGGATTTCGAATCAGCTGGCGTGCGCGATTGCGGTTCACGGTGCCTTGCGGCGGTGCACCAGGCCCCCAAAAGCATCGCGGGCAAGCCCGCTCCCACAGGGTTCAATGGTGCTCACGCAATCGTGAAACGCCACAATCCACTGTGGGAGCGGGCTTGCCCGCGATTGGATCTAACTGTCAGCGAAGACCTAAAGGCTGTTTAACCCTCTTCCCCCTCATCATCATCCCCACCATCAACCTTCATCCCCAATTCCTTGATCTTGCGCGTCAGGGTATTACGCCCCCAACCCAGCAAAACCGCGGCATCACGACGGCGGCCAGCCGTGTGTTTGAGCGCAGTCTCGATCATGATCCGTTCAAAGGCTGGTACCGCCGTGTCGAGCAGGCTCGACTGACCACGCGCCAACGCCTGATCAGCCCACTGGCGCAACGCTTGCTCCCAGTTGGTCACCGGAGCCGAATCCTGCGGCAGGCTCAGCAATTCCGGCGGCAGGTCGCTGATGTGCACTTCGCGACCCGAAGCCATCACCGTGATCCAGCGGCAGGTGTTTTCCAGCTGTCGCACGTTGCCGCCCCACGGCAGGTTCTTCAGGTATTCCTCTGTTTCACTTTTCAGCAGCTTCGGCTCCACCGCCAATTCTTGCGCGGCGCGGCTGAGGAAGTGCTTGGCGAGCGTCGGGATGTCTTCGCGACGGTCCGACAGCCGCGGTATATGAATACGGATCACGTTGAGACGGTGAAACAAGTCCTCACGGAATTTCCCGGCGTGCACCAGGGTTTCCAGATTCTGGTGCGTCGCGGCGATGATTCGCACATCAACCTTGACCGGCACATGACCGCCGACGCGGTAGAACTCGCCGTCGGCCAGCACGCGCAGTAAACGGGTTTGCGTGTCCGCCGGCATGTCACCGATTTCATCAAGGAACAGCGTGCCGCCGTCCGCCTGCTCGAACCGTCCGCGACGCAGATTGGCCGCGCCGGTGAACGCGCCTTTTTCATGGCCGAACAGTTCGGACTCCATCAGATCCTTCGGGATCGCCGCCATGTTCAGCGCAATGAACGGCGAAGCCGCCCGCGGGCTATGACGGTGCAGGGCGTGAGCCACCAGTTCTTTACCAGTCCCGGATTCGCCGTTGATCAACACGGTGATGTTGGAGTGGCTCAAGCGCCCGATGGCGCGAAACACTTCCTGCATCGCCGGCGCTTCGCCGATGATTTCCGGGGTACGGGTCAGGGCGACCGGGACTTCCAGGCCTTGCTGTTCCTGGGCGTGCTGGTTGGCGCGCTTGACCAGTGACACCGCTTCGTCGACGTCGAACGGCTTGGGCAGGTATTCGAACGCGCCGCCCTGATAGGACGCGACAGCGCTGTCCAGATCGGAGTGCGCGGTCATGATGATCACTGGCAACCGTGGGTGTTGCTCGCGAATCCGCGCCAGAAGGTCCAGACCGCTGGCACCCGGCATACGGATGTCGGAGATGATCACATCCGGCTGTTGGCGCGCCAGACGGCTCATCACGCCATCGGCGCTGTCGAAGCTTTGCGTGGTCATGCCTTCTTGCTGCAAGGCTTTTTCCAGGACCCAACGGATAGAACGGTCGTCATCGACGATCCACACGGTTTCACTACGGCTCATGTCGATGTGGCTCCTTGTTCCAGTGGCAGAAAGATCGAGAAGGTGGTGTGGCCTGGGTGGCTGTCACACTCGATCAGGCCCTGGTGCTGGCTGATGATGTTCTGGGTAATGGCCAGGCCCAGCCCGGTACCGTCCGGACGGCCGCTGACCATGGGGAAGAAGATGGTTTCCTGCAGGTCTGCGGGAATGCCGGGACCGTTGTCGATGATTTCGATCTTGGTCACGAGGCGATGCCGCACGTGGCCAATGGTGAACTGACGCATGGCGCGGGTGCGCAAACTGATGCGGCCCAGGCGCAGCTCGTTCTGGCTGCTGATGGCCTGCATCGCGTTGCGCACAATGTTCAGGACAGCCTGAATCATCTGCTCGCGGTCGATCAGGACGTCGGGAATGCTCGGATCGTAGTCGCGCACCAGCGTGATGCAGCCTTGGCTTTCCGCCTCGACCAAGTGGCAGACGCGTTCCAGCACTTCGTGGACGTTGCACATGGCCAGCGACGGCAGCTTGTTCGAGCCGAGCATGCGGTCCACCAGGTTTCGCAGGCGGTCGGCTTCTTCAATGATGACGTTGGTGTAGTCGCGCAGGCTCTCTTCCGGCAGTTCGCGGGCAAGCAACTGGGCTGCGCCGCGAATCCCGCCCAAGGGGTTCTTGATTTCATGAGCCAGGCCGCGCACCAGCATCTTGCTGGTTTCCTGCTTCGACAGCTGCGCCTCTTCCTTGGTGATTCGCAACAAGCGGTCCCGCGGATGGACTTCCAGCAGCAGCATGGTGGCGCCGTTGGCCAGGATCGGTGTTACCGCGTAATCGACGGTCAGCGTCTGGCCGGTGAGGGCCGTGAGCATCGCTTCGCGTTTGGTAAATGGATGCGCCTGCTCGACCGCCTGACGCAGGGAGTTCAGCGCCTCGGTGGATTCGGTGAACAACTCGCTGATGAACTGCCCATGGCTACGCTGACCGCTGATGGCCAGGAGCATCTCTGCCGCCGGATTCATGTACTCGAGGCGCAGTTCGGCATCGAGCAGAATGGTGGCGGTGGTGAGGTTGTCGAGTAGCAAACGGTGTAGTGCGTCGCTAATGGTCATCGGGACCTCTTTTGGAGCAGGGCGCGCGCATGAATAAAGCGCTGATGCGAGGAAAATGCAAAAACCAAACCAAGGCTCCGAAAAGAAGCGTTAAAGGCCTGAAACGGGCGTTTGACGCTCGTTTGCGTAGCGTTCTGCCAGCTTTCGCGGGTACTTTCGAACCAAAATGGGTTGGAATGTGGGTACGGTGCAATCTGTTGCACCAATATAGTGCGCAAAGCTGAGCGACGTTAGAAGAAGCGCAGGAAGGGATTTTTTTCTTCTTCAGGTTTGTCTTTGAGCGGACATTCCGGTCGTTGACCGTAGTCTGTCAGCGTGCAGGGTTTGACCTGACGTTTCTGCGCGAGGGAGATGCGCAGCATGTGGAAGGGTTGATTGGCCGTGCGCTCGACGGTGCGGCCGTGCTCATCGAGAATTTCTACCGAAAGGTTATGGCTGCCGCGGTCGATGTTGCCCAAGGCAAATACCGGACTCGGACCGGGTTCAGCGGTGGGCTGCCCGTCCAGCAACAAACGGTAGCGATGACCCGGTTGCAGGCCGGGTTCACTGGTGATGCTGACGATCAACTCGCCAGCGCTGCTACGGATCGTGGCATCGGGCTCGGGCACCAGCACTCTGAGCAGGTCGTAGCGGAACAGGGGTTTGGTTTCGGTTTTTTTCTCGGCAATTACCGGCGCTGCGCCGGTCGGATTGGCGGACATGCGGTTGCTCGGCGCCAGCGGCACGCGTTTGGCGTTGCGGGAGCCGGGCTGGTCAGTGAAAACCCGATTGCCCTGGGCGTCGATGTAGGTGAAGACCTCGGCCGACACGGGCGGCACGATCAGGCAGGCGATCAACAGGCACCACCTCACGGCTTGTGCACCCGCTGGACGGTGAAGGTCACGATCGGGCTCTGCTGGACGACGTTTTCCCCTTCGATCACCTGGACCGCGAGGCTGTGGGTGCCGCGATCAATGTTGACCAGTTGCAGGATCGGCACGTTGCTCGGCTGGCCGTAAGGCTGATCGTCCAGCAACAACCTGAATAAATGCGGACCTTGCAGACGGGGTTTGATCAGCACGTTGACGGTGAATGTGCCGTTGTTGGCGCGCAGCGCCTCGGTGGTGGGCAAGTTGGTCAGCTCCAGCACCTCGTAGGCGCTGCGGGACTGTTCGCGGCTGGTGGTTTCGGCAGGTGGGGCAGGAGGTGCCTGGCGCTCGACGCTATTGAGCGGCGGTAGCTCGACCGGCTCCGCCTTCACGCCGTCGGGCGGTTGATTGCTGTAAGCGGTGTTACCGGCGGCGTCGGTGTACTTATAGATCTGCGCTGTGGCGGGCAGGGCGATCAACAGCAGCATCAATAGAAAACCACGACCCATAAAATCGACCAGAAACGAAAGCGTTGGATTGCAGCATAGGTCAGAGGCGGCGGTTGGCCCAAGTTGTAAACATTTGGGCATGATTTCCGAGATTCTTCAAAACCGCCGCATAACCCTGTGGGAGCGGGCTTGCCCGCGATAGCGTTGCACCAGTCAACATTGCTGTCGGATGTGCTAACGCCATCGCGGGCAAGCCCGCTCCCACAGGGTTTCTTCGTCAGGCCTGAATCGCGCCCACAAAAAAGGCCTCCCGAAGGAGGCCTCTTTTTGTCACGCCGCTTGCGCAGGCGCTACCGGATCAGCAGCTGTAGTACAGCTCGTATTCCAGTGGGTGTACGAAGGTACGAACCTTGATTTCTTCTTCGCTTTTCAGAGCGATGTAAGCGTCGATGAAGTCATCGGAGAACACGCCGCCTTTGGTCAGGAACGCACGACCTTTGTCCAGCTCTTCCAGGGCTTCTTTCAGGCTGCCGCAAACTTGTGGGATCTCTTTCGCCTCTTCAGGCGGCAGGTCGTACAGGTTTTTGTCAGCTGCGTCGCCAGGGTGGATCTTGTTCTGGATGCCGTCCAGGCCAGCCATCAACAGTGCGGCGAAGCCCAGGTATGGGTTGGCTGCTGGATCCGGGAAGCGAGCTTCGATACGGCGAGCGCGAGGGCTGGACACGTAAGGAATACGGATCGAAGCGGAACGGTTGCGAGCCGAGTAGGCCAGCATTACTGGAGC
This genomic window contains:
- a CDS encoding murein hydrolase activator EnvC family protein, with translation MLRVLIALALTCLLQPAFADERAQTQQQLDATRQDIAELKKLLGKLQEEKSGVQKDLKGTETEMGKLEKQVEALQKELKKSESELQRLDGEKKKLQSARIEQQRLIAIQARAAYQNGRQEYLKLLLNQQNPEKFARTLTYYDYLSQARLEQLKNFNETLRQLANVEKDIALQQAQLLVQKSSLDSQRDELDKVRQERQQVLAKLSDDVKARDQKLAAREQDQADLSKVLKTIEETLARQAREAEEARQKALIAQQEAEKKRLREAQAAADAEATDAPRKPVKSTPGALVSSSGETFGGPFASSRGKLPWPVDGRLLARFGETRGDDARTKWDGVMISASAGSQVHAVHGGRVVFADWLRGAGLLVILDHGNGFLSLYGHNQTLLKSAGDVVKAGESISTVGNSGGQDTPALYFAIRQQGHPSDPAQWCRAQG
- the ntrC gene encoding nitrogen regulation protein NR(I), whose protein sequence is MSRSETVWIVDDDRSIRWVLEKALQQEGMTTQSFDSADGVMSRLARQQPDVIISDIRMPGASGLDLLARIREQHPRLPVIIMTAHSDLDSAVASYQGGAFEYLPKPFDVDEAVSLVKRANQHAQEQQGLEVPVALTRTPEIIGEAPAMQEVFRAIGRLSHSNITVLINGESGTGKELVAHALHRHSPRAASPFIALNMAAIPKDLMESELFGHEKGAFTGAANLRRGRFEQADGGTLFLDEIGDMPADTQTRLLRVLADGEFYRVGGHVPVKVDVRIIAATHQNLETLVHAGKFREDLFHRLNVIRIHIPRLSDRREDIPTLAKHFLSRAAQELAVEPKLLKSETEEYLKNLPWGGNVRQLENTCRWITVMASGREVHISDLPPELLSLPQDSAPVTNWEQALRQWADQALARGQSSLLDTAVPAFERIMIETALKHTAGRRRDAAVLLGWGRNTLTRKIKELGMKVDGGDDDEGEEG
- the secB gene encoding protein-export chaperone SecB, translated to MTDQQNTAASEEETAPQFSLQRIYVRDLSFEAPKSPAIFRQQWEPSVGLDLNTRQKALEGDFHEVVLTLSVTVKNGENGEVAFIAEVQQAGIFLIKNLDDASMSHTLGAFCPNILFPYARETLDSLVTRGSFPALMLAPVNFDALYAQELQRMQAAGETPTVQ
- a CDS encoding tRNA (cytidine(34)-2'-O)-methyltransferase — encoded protein: MFHVILFQPEIPPNTGNVIRLCANSGCHLHLIEPLGFEMDDKRLRRAGLDYHEYATLQRHADLASCLESLGHPRLFAFTTKGSRPFHDASFAEGDAFLFGPESRGLPAEVLDALPGEQRLRLPMREGCRSLNLSNTVAVAVYEGWRQLGFK
- a CDS encoding divergent polysaccharide deacetylase family protein; the protein is MRLRLILGLLCCLAGVAHAAPAPQKAYITLIIDDLGQNLPRDRRVLALPGPVTTAIMPDTPHATEFAREAHRAGKIVILHMPMDPATGPFAWHPDLPTDELEKRLNAAFKMVPYTSGINNHMGSRMTAQQPAMAWLMADLQSRHKFFVDSRTSAQTVAAAEAQKIGLASVSRDVFLDDERTEAAIFTQLQTAINLARKQGSAVMIGHPYPQTLAVLERELPKLKAQGIEWIDIKQMISVRSNRATAAHGKDGIYR
- a CDS encoding rhodanese-like domain-containing protein, producing the protein MVDHLIQFATNHYILVGIFVVLAALLLAYQMQGGGRSLSTGELTGLVNKDAGVVIDIRPVKDFAAGHIVGALNIPHDKLAARVAELEKHKAKTIILVDAMGQTAGTHARELMKSGFTAAKLSGGISSWKGDNLPLVK
- a CDS encoding S41 family peptidase, giving the protein MLHLSRLTSLALTIALVIGAPLAFAAQPAPAVAPAGTAATTKAPLPLEELRTFAEVMDRIKAAYVEPVDDKTLLENAIKGMLSNLDPHSAYLGPEDFAELQESTSGEFGGLGIEVGAEDGFIKVVSPIDDTPASKAGIQAGDFIVKINGQPTRGQSMTEAVDKMRGKIGQKITLTLVRDGGTPFDVTLARAIIQVKSVKAQLLESGYGYIRITQFQVKTGDEVSKALAKLRKDNGKKLNGIILDLRNNPGGVLQAAVEVVDHFITKGLIVYTKGRIANSELRFSATGKDESEAVPMVALINGGSASASEIVAGALQDQKRAVVMGTTSFGKGSVQTVLPLNNDRALKITTALYYTPNGRSIQAQGIVPDIEVRKAKITSEQDGEYFKEADLQGHLGNGNGGADKPTSSSGKAKAMPQDDDYQLAQALSLLKGLSITSGR
- the gpmI gene encoding 2,3-bisphosphoglycerate-independent phosphoglycerate mutase; amino-acid sequence: MTTTPKPLVLIILDGFGHSESPESNAIFAAKKPVLDRLWATVPNGLISGSGMDVGLPDGQMGNSEVGHMNLGAGRVVYQDFTRVTKSIRDGEFFENPTICAAVDKAVAAGKAVHFMGLLSDGGVHSHQDHLIAMAELAYKRGAEKIYLHAFLDGRDTPPKSAQSSIELLDATFQALGKGRIASIIGRYFAMDRDNRWDRVSQAYNLIVDGNGEFNAATAQEGLQAAYERGESDEFVKATSIGEPVKVEDGDAVVFMNFRADRARELTRVFVEDDFKEFERARQPKLAGFVMLTQYAASIPAPSAFAAGSLDNVLGDYLAKNGKTQLRIAETEKYAHVTFFFSGGREEPFPGEERILIPSPKVATYDLQPEMSAPEVTDRIVDAIENQRYDVIVVNYANGDMVGHSGVFDAAVKAVECLDLCVGRIVEALEKVGGEALITADHGNVEQMADESTGQAHTAHTTEPVPFIYVGKRDFKVRDGGVLADVAPTMLMLMGLEKPAEMTGTSILV
- the grxC gene encoding glutaredoxin 3; the protein is MSNVVVYSSDYCGYCSRAKQLLENKGVAFEEIKVDGKPQVRAAMAQKAGRTSVPQIWIGERHIGGCDDLFALERAGKLDAMLKA